From Mucilaginibacter rubeus, a single genomic window includes:
- a CDS encoding class I SAM-dependent rRNA methyltransferase encodes MIDVILKKGKEKAVLQRHPWVFSGAIEKVKGKPANGDVVRLINTQGEFMAYGFYNDQSRVTLRLLEWNKDVQVNEAWFREKVATAVKSRDSILANGTNTCRLIFSESDYLPGLIVDKYAGHLAVQVLTSGIQNVMPVIIDELKRLLNPESISDKSDNASRAHEGLAEAENKVLAGSPPPELVEVLENNVVYGINITEGQKSGFYCDQRDNRHVLAMHAKDKKVLDCFCYTGGFTLNSLKEGAASVTSVDSSALAIETLAENIRLNKLDATKHTAIKSDVNVQLRKFRDEGEKFDVIVLDPPKYAPSRSALTRASRAYKDLNRLGMLLLNEGGLLATYSCSGAMDMETFKQVIAWAALDAGKQVQFIYQFHQPEDHPVRASFPEGEYLKGLLCRVF; translated from the coding sequence ATGATTGACGTGATATTAAAGAAGGGTAAAGAAAAAGCCGTGCTGCAAAGGCATCCCTGGGTGTTTTCAGGAGCGATTGAAAAAGTAAAGGGTAAGCCCGCCAATGGCGATGTGGTACGCCTGATAAATACGCAAGGTGAATTTATGGCCTATGGTTTTTATAACGATCAGTCGAGGGTTACGTTACGCCTGTTGGAGTGGAACAAAGATGTTCAGGTAAATGAAGCCTGGTTCCGTGAAAAAGTAGCTACTGCCGTAAAAAGTCGTGATAGTATCCTGGCTAACGGTACCAATACCTGCCGACTTATCTTCAGCGAATCTGATTATTTGCCGGGACTTATTGTTGATAAATATGCCGGCCATTTGGCAGTACAGGTACTTACCTCAGGTATTCAAAATGTAATGCCTGTTATTATAGATGAACTAAAAAGGCTGCTTAACCCTGAAAGCATCTCTGATAAAAGCGATAATGCTTCCCGTGCTCACGAGGGTTTGGCCGAAGCGGAGAATAAAGTGCTTGCCGGTAGTCCTCCACCCGAACTGGTAGAGGTTTTGGAGAACAACGTGGTTTATGGCATCAATATCACCGAAGGTCAGAAGTCAGGCTTCTATTGCGATCAGCGTGATAACCGCCACGTTTTGGCCATGCACGCGAAGGATAAAAAAGTGCTGGATTGCTTTTGCTATACCGGCGGTTTTACGCTGAACAGCCTCAAAGAAGGTGCGGCATCAGTGACCAGCGTGGATAGCTCAGCCCTGGCCATTGAAACTTTAGCGGAAAATATCAGACTGAATAAATTGGATGCAACCAAACATACAGCCATTAAATCCGACGTGAATGTACAGTTGCGTAAATTCAGGGATGAGGGCGAAAAGTTTGATGTTATCGTACTCGATCCGCCTAAATACGCGCCATCGCGCTCGGCACTCACCCGGGCGTCGCGGGCTTATAAAGATTTAAACCGTTTAGGGATGCTGCTGCTTAATGAGGGCGGTTTGCTGGCTACTTATTCCTGCTCTGGTGCTATGGATATGGAAACCTTTAAACAGGTTATTGCCTGGGCCGCGCTTGATGCCGGTAAGCAGGTTCAGT
- a CDS encoding DUF2911 domain-containing protein, with protein sequence MKKTYVLLFSMLIACCCFSSKSYAQIPRIPEASSTQTIIQDFGLGKVTVTYSRPNVKDRKIFGGIIPYGEVWRTGANAATVITFSEKVIIEGNPVPAGTYSLFSIPNKNEWTIILNKTVKQWGAYSYKQDQDFLRFTVKPIRVSEKRETFTMAFVNSTTKSTDMVLVWDKTAAYIHMETDDDAKITANIDELMKGDRKPYYFNAIQYYYENHKDVDKALGWVYEAEKIEPKGPWYKLWESRLLLRKGDKAGAIAAAEAGIALANADKDEEYARLNQEALDQAKQ encoded by the coding sequence ATGAAAAAAACTTACGTACTCCTGTTCAGTATGCTGATAGCATGCTGTTGTTTCAGTTCAAAATCATACGCTCAGATTCCCCGCATACCTGAAGCAAGCTCAACCCAAACCATTATCCAGGATTTCGGATTAGGAAAAGTAACCGTTACTTACTCCCGTCCAAATGTTAAAGACCGCAAAATATTTGGCGGCATTATCCCTTACGGCGAAGTTTGGCGCACCGGAGCCAATGCTGCAACTGTAATCACCTTTAGCGAGAAAGTTATAATTGAAGGCAATCCCGTGCCCGCAGGTACTTATTCGTTATTTAGTATCCCTAATAAAAACGAGTGGACGATCATCCTTAATAAAACAGTAAAACAATGGGGTGCTTATAGCTACAAGCAAGACCAGGATTTTCTGCGTTTTACTGTAAAACCTATCCGCGTAAGCGAAAAACGCGAAACCTTTACCATGGCCTTTGTTAATTCAACCACTAAATCAACCGACATGGTTTTGGTTTGGGACAAAACCGCGGCCTATATCCACATGGAAACCGACGATGATGCCAAGATCACAGCCAATATTGACGAGTTGATGAAAGGCGATCGTAAACCATATTATTTTAATGCCATCCAGTACTATTACGAAAACCATAAAGATGTTGATAAGGCATTAGGCTGGGTTTACGAAGCCGAAAAAATCGAGCCGAAAGGTCCGTGGTACAAACTATGGGAATCGCGCTTATTATTACGTAAAGGCGATAAAGCCGGTGCCATTGCCGCTGCAGAAGCGGGCATAGCCTTAGCTAACGCCGATAAAGATGAAGAATACGCCCGTTTGAACCAGGAAGCGCTGGATCAGGCTAAGCAGTAA